From one Lycium ferocissimum isolate CSIRO_LF1 chromosome 7, AGI_CSIRO_Lferr_CH_V1, whole genome shotgun sequence genomic stretch:
- the LOC132062529 gene encoding uncharacterized protein LOC132062529 yields the protein MSFSFFKASRPKTPSELAKAVKDSFNALDSITVAEVKALEKAMEEVEKNIVAMKVMLAGDGEVEPNPDQVSQLTLEVCNEDVIALFIHKLPILGWEARKNLVHCWSIMLKQKVDSTFCCVQYMEKHLELLDFLVVW from the exons ATGTCTTTCTCATTCTTCAAGGCTTCAAGGCCTAAAACTCCATCAGAACTCGCTAAAGCTGTCAAAGACAGTTTTAATGCCCTTGATTCCATTACTGTTGCTGAAGTTAAAGCTCTCGAAAAG GCTATGGAAGAAGTTGAGAAAAATATAGTGGCAATGAAAGTTATGCTCGCTGGAGATGGAGAAGTTGAGCCTAACCCAGATCAAGTTTCACAACTAACACTTGAAGTTTGTAATGAAGATGTTATTGCGCTCTTCATTCACAAATTACCTATATTGGGATGGGAA GCTAGAAAAAATTTGGTCCATTGTTGGTCAATTATGTTGAAGCAAAAAGTTGACTCCACATTTTGTTGCGTGCAATACATGGAAAAACATTTGGAATTGCTGGACTTCCTAGTTGTTTGGTAA